In Vibrio sp. STUT-A11, a genomic segment contains:
- the dtd gene encoding D-aminoacyl-tRNA deacylase — protein sequence MIALIQRVSEAAVRVDGEVVGEIDQGLLVLLGVEKDDDEAKAKRLMERVTTYRVFEDEDGKMNLNVKQVEGKVLVVSQFTLPADTKKGTRAGFSRGAHPTDAERLYDYFSDLCEQVLPTQRGRFAADMKVSLINDGPVTFWLQV from the coding sequence GTGATAGCTCTAATTCAACGGGTCAGTGAAGCTGCCGTCCGTGTTGACGGTGAAGTAGTTGGTGAAATCGATCAGGGTCTTCTTGTTCTGCTTGGCGTAGAGAAGGACGACGATGAAGCTAAAGCAAAGCGTTTGATGGAGCGTGTGACCACTTACCGTGTGTTTGAAGATGAGGACGGTAAAATGAACCTCAACGTCAAACAGGTGGAAGGCAAGGTGTTAGTGGTTTCTCAGTTCACTCTGCCAGCTGATACTAAAAAAGGGACTCGCGCCGGCTTTTCGCGCGGTGCTCACCCTACCGATGCAGAACGTCTGTATGATTACTTTTCTGACTTATGCGAACAGGTGCTTCCTACCCAGCGTGGCCGTTTCGCTGCCGATATGAAAGTGTCATTAATTAATGACGGCCCAGTGACTTTCTGGTTACAGGTCTAA
- a CDS encoding virulence factor BrkB family protein: MNQLSESYKARLSNLLPSCVAFFKYLLKRLTHDRVNVNAGYLAYITLLSIVPMLTVLLSILSKFPVFSDVGEVLQGYVIENFVPASGEAVHTALQEFVSNTGKMSAVGGAFLFVAALMLISNIDKNLNYIWRVKDKRRFVFSFSMYWMVLTLGPIMVGASIAATSYVTSLQILENETLSGAFNLFLRWLPLLLSFFAFLGLYILVPNKKVHLSHGAVGAALAAILFELSKKGFAMYITQFPSYQLIYGALAAIPILFVWVYLCWMIVLLGAEVTAAMGEREHWSEDLDMIHSVAESQLANKGNERSDSSNSTGQ, encoded by the coding sequence ATGAACCAGTTATCAGAGAGTTACAAGGCGAGATTGAGTAATCTATTACCAAGTTGCGTCGCTTTCTTTAAGTATCTTCTTAAGCGTTTGACGCACGACCGTGTGAATGTGAACGCCGGCTACCTTGCCTATATCACCCTGTTGTCCATCGTACCGATGCTCACCGTATTGTTATCAATATTATCAAAATTCCCGGTGTTTTCGGATGTCGGTGAAGTGTTGCAAGGGTATGTTATCGAGAATTTTGTGCCAGCGTCTGGTGAGGCCGTACATACTGCTTTGCAAGAGTTTGTGTCTAATACTGGTAAAATGAGTGCGGTTGGTGGTGCATTTTTATTTGTCGCGGCACTGATGCTGATCTCTAATATTGATAAGAATCTTAACTATATATGGCGAGTAAAAGATAAACGTCGCTTCGTCTTTTCCTTCTCAATGTACTGGATGGTATTAACGCTCGGACCAATTATGGTCGGCGCCAGTATTGCCGCCACGTCGTATGTGACATCACTTCAGATCCTAGAGAACGAAACCCTATCGGGTGCGTTTAACCTGTTTTTGCGTTGGTTGCCTTTGCTATTGTCTTTCTTTGCTTTTTTAGGGCTGTACATTTTGGTACCGAATAAAAAAGTACACCTTAGCCATGGAGCGGTGGGTGCAGCGCTGGCCGCGATTCTGTTTGAATTGAGTAAAAAAGGCTTCGCTATGTATATTACTCAGTTCCCTTCCTATCAGCTTATCTACGGCGCGCTTGCAGCGATCCCTATCCTGTTTGTTTGGGTATATTTGTGCTGGATGATTGTGCTGTTAGGAGCGGAAGTGACTGCAGCGATGGGTGAACGAGAGCACTGGAGTGAAGACCTAGACATGATACACTCGGTCGCAGAATCTCAGTTAGCAAATAAAGGAAACGAGCGTAGTGATAGCTCTAATTCAACGGGTCAGTGA
- a CDS encoding AsmA family protein, whose product MKTALRILILLLVLLIAIPATVIALLATSYANQTWGFISQHLNLSVQADKVYYDFPYHLTVQGIRTKNERASYIEQIDVWLNPDVRRDGKWIVDSLLIDGVSLQKGMPALPDLSAVLFHQVAVKNLEYSNNQLVVNGLNVQVQAPDWHNSPYEVPYGEIQLSAAQIYWNGEAFDNVLLDMDYRPENSTLYGSSFEWRGSQVSGQGEQYPQGWSLVNVTLNKLKINDTQLKSLLAKPWQQIPFKINHINSLDLLNADIEWGDWHWQNLDLSLEDAELPLSLWHTQAQVSLQADSVRFQEQTAIEPRLSATMTPGQIELKELDLDWQQGRIQVSGQFKPTRWQIETASIQGLKWAIQPEDSSDWWQQGRIQVSGQFKPTRWQIETASIQGLKWAIQPEDSSDWWQVATNELKELAINQLDIEHSQIIQISQQPYWQVSGLNLEGRQLEIKRLAKHWTVWNGNLDVSVVNASYDKVVTTHAALSTQSDNGLWQLTRLFAPLKQGYIEGYGQIDVSTTSQPWTLNLDADGIPLRLFHAYLPDVLAVEGFSDLNLELQGLAGDHNMLAYSLTGAVEANLREITLRSQADKSLKPITLSPVRLQAQRGEVVMKPITISGAAIKGKLSGAFDLANNPLSGIEYQLQEQCGLITGDLFSPEPETNKCIQPNKNQVLPPQDGSALPESGQEETEPAAPISDINLELQEDELVEEIVEENEPTINAAADEALTAE is encoded by the coding sequence ATGAAAACAGCGCTTCGAATTCTAATTCTGTTACTGGTATTACTGATTGCTATCCCAGCAACCGTTATTGCGCTGCTTGCTACTTCCTATGCTAACCAAACCTGGGGCTTTATTTCACAGCATCTGAACCTATCTGTTCAGGCAGATAAGGTGTATTACGACTTTCCTTATCACCTCACTGTGCAAGGTATTCGAACTAAAAACGAACGTGCTTCCTACATTGAACAAATCGATGTATGGCTGAACCCAGATGTGCGTCGTGATGGAAAGTGGATTGTCGATAGTTTGCTTATCGATGGTGTGAGCTTACAAAAAGGGATGCCTGCCTTACCCGATCTCAGCGCTGTCCTGTTCCACCAAGTGGCCGTTAAGAATCTTGAATACTCCAACAACCAATTAGTGGTCAATGGGTTAAACGTTCAAGTTCAAGCGCCTGATTGGCATAACAGCCCGTATGAAGTGCCTTATGGTGAAATACAGCTATCCGCAGCTCAAATATACTGGAACGGTGAAGCTTTCGATAATGTCTTGCTAGATATGGATTATCGACCTGAAAATAGCACACTCTACGGTTCGTCGTTTGAATGGCGAGGCAGCCAGGTTTCCGGTCAAGGGGAACAGTACCCTCAAGGCTGGTCTTTGGTTAATGTCACCCTCAACAAACTAAAAATAAACGATACGCAGCTAAAATCTCTACTTGCGAAACCATGGCAACAGATACCATTCAAAATCAACCATATTAATAGCTTAGACTTGCTCAATGCGGATATCGAGTGGGGAGATTGGCACTGGCAAAATTTAGATCTTTCGTTGGAAGATGCTGAACTTCCGCTCTCGCTTTGGCATACACAAGCTCAGGTATCTCTTCAAGCCGACAGTGTTCGCTTTCAGGAACAAACCGCGATCGAACCACGCTTAAGCGCGACAATGACGCCCGGTCAGATCGAGCTGAAAGAACTCGACTTAGACTGGCAACAAGGTCGTATTCAGGTTTCGGGCCAGTTCAAGCCAACCCGATGGCAGATAGAAACAGCCTCAATTCAGGGCTTGAAGTGGGCCATACAGCCAGAGGACAGCTCTGATTGGTGGCAACAAGGTCGTATTCAGGTTTCGGGCCAGTTCAAGCCAACCCGATGGCAGATAGAAACAGCCTCAATTCAGGGCTTGAAGTGGGCCATACAGCCAGAGGACAGCTCTGATTGGTGGCAAGTGGCGACGAACGAACTAAAAGAGCTCGCGATAAACCAGCTTGATATCGAACACAGCCAGATCATTCAGATATCACAGCAGCCCTATTGGCAGGTTTCAGGACTGAACTTAGAAGGTCGCCAACTTGAAATCAAACGCTTAGCGAAGCACTGGACCGTGTGGAATGGCAATCTGGACGTCAGCGTCGTCAACGCCAGTTATGATAAGGTTGTAACAACTCATGCTGCGCTGTCAACTCAAAGCGACAATGGGTTGTGGCAATTGACTCGTTTGTTTGCTCCATTAAAGCAAGGTTATATCGAAGGTTACGGACAGATTGATGTCAGTACCACCAGCCAACCATGGACACTAAACTTAGATGCAGATGGTATCCCTTTGCGACTGTTCCACGCTTATCTACCTGACGTATTAGCCGTAGAAGGTTTTTCTGATCTCAACCTTGAGCTCCAAGGTCTGGCGGGAGATCACAATATGCTGGCGTACAGCTTAACCGGCGCTGTCGAAGCCAATTTACGTGAAATAACTCTGCGTTCACAAGCAGATAAGTCACTTAAACCCATCACATTATCTCCCGTCCGCCTGCAAGCGCAACGTGGGGAGGTCGTTATGAAACCCATCACCATTTCAGGCGCTGCTATCAAAGGTAAACTATCTGGTGCTTTCGATCTGGCTAACAATCCATTAAGCGGAATAGAGTATCAACTGCAAGAACAATGCGGCTTGATTACTGGTGACCTTTTCAGCCCTGAACCCGAGACGAATAAGTGCATTCAACCTAATAAAAACCAAGTATTACCACCGCAAGATGGTTCTGCGTTACCGGAATCAGGTCAAGAAGAAACCGAGCCTGCAGCCCCTATTTCGGACATCAATTTAGAGCTGCAGGAAGACGAGTTGGTTGAAGAGATAGTGGAAGAAAATGAGCCAACAATAAATGCTGCTGCCGACGAAGCGCTAACAGCTGAGTAA
- a CDS encoding bifunctional GNAT family N-acetyltransferase/hotdog fold thioesterase, producing MFKLITPKTENQLNKYYQFRWQMLREPWRMPIGSERDEYDGMSHHRMIVDGRGRPMAIGRLYITPDNDGQIRYMAVKSNRRGKGMGSLVLVALESLARQEGAKRLVCNAREDAIAFYEKSGFERRGELTDERGPVRHQQMVKPLDPMANVLRRPEWCTELQKRWEEQIPISDKMGIKINQYTGYQFECCAQLNPNLNPHNTMFAGSAFTLATLTGWGMTWLLLKERGLHGDIVLADSSIRYRQPVEQNPVASTSLDGISGDLDRLKSGRKARIVIHVVIYSGDTPAVDFVGTYMLIPNYSQLLSC from the coding sequence ATGTTCAAACTCATTACTCCAAAAACCGAAAACCAGCTTAACAAGTATTATCAGTTCCGCTGGCAGATGTTACGTGAGCCGTGGCGAATGCCGATCGGGTCGGAACGTGATGAATACGATGGTATGAGTCACCACCGGATGATTGTGGATGGCCGAGGCCGCCCGATGGCGATTGGGCGTCTTTATATTACCCCAGACAATGACGGTCAGATTCGTTACATGGCGGTAAAAAGTAATCGCCGTGGTAAAGGCATGGGTTCATTAGTGTTAGTGGCACTAGAGTCTCTAGCACGCCAGGAAGGTGCGAAACGCTTGGTATGTAATGCCCGTGAAGATGCGATTGCGTTCTATGAGAAAAGTGGTTTTGAGCGCCGTGGTGAGCTGACTGATGAGCGTGGCCCGGTCCGTCACCAACAAATGGTTAAACCTCTGGACCCGATGGCCAATGTTCTGCGCCGCCCTGAGTGGTGTACGGAGCTTCAGAAGCGATGGGAAGAGCAAATCCCGATTAGTGACAAAATGGGGATTAAGATTAATCAATACACGGGTTATCAATTTGAATGTTGCGCCCAGCTTAACCCTAACCTGAACCCTCACAATACCATGTTTGCTGGCTCTGCTTTTACCTTGGCGACATTGACTGGGTGGGGAATGACCTGGTTACTGCTTAAAGAGCGTGGTCTGCACGGTGATATTGTTCTTGCGGACAGCTCGATTCGTTATCGCCAACCCGTGGAACAAAACCCTGTTGCCAGCACATCGCTTGACGGTATCAGCGGTGACTTGGACCGACTGAAGTCGGGCCGTAAAGCGCGAATCGTGATTCATGTAGTGATTTATAGTGGTGATACGCCAGCCGTCGATTTTGTCGGGACTTACATGCTAATCCCTAATTATTCGCAATTACTCAGCTGTTAG
- the pckA gene encoding phosphoenolpyruvate carboxykinase (ATP): protein MTVMEHTKAATLDLTRHGLHNVKEVLRNPSYEVLFEEETREELTGYERGVVTELGAVAVDTGIFTGRSPKDKYIVKDATTEENMWWTSDAVKNDNKPINQEVWNELKELVANQLSGKRLFVIDGYCGANPDTRLSIRVITEVAWQAHFVKNMFIRPTEEELATFEPDFVVMNGAKCTNPKWEEQGLNSENFTVFNLTERTQLIGGTWYGGEMKKGMFAMMNYFLPLKDIASMHCSANMGEDGDVAIFFGLSGTGKTTLSTDPKRALIGDDEHGWDDDGVFNFEGGCYAKTIKLSKEAEPDIYNAIRRDALLENVTVRNDGSIDFDDGSKTENTRVSYPLYHIENIVKPVSKGGHANKVIFLSADAFGVLPPVSKLTPEQTKYHFLSGFTAKLAGTERGITEPTPTFSACFGAAFLTLHPTKYAEVLVKRMEAAGAEAYLVNTGWNGSGKRISIQDTRGIIDAILDGSIEDAATKQIPIFNLEVPTSLPGVDPSILDPRDTYVDPLQWESKAKDLAERFINNFDKYTDNAEGKSLVAAGPQLD from the coding sequence ATGACCGTTATGGAACATACAAAGGCTGCAACACTTGATCTAACCAGACATGGACTGCACAACGTAAAAGAGGTTCTGCGCAACCCTAGCTACGAAGTGCTGTTTGAAGAAGAGACGCGTGAAGAACTAACCGGTTATGAACGCGGTGTGGTTACTGAATTGGGTGCGGTTGCTGTAGACACAGGCATCTTTACTGGTCGCTCACCAAAAGATAAATACATCGTGAAAGATGCTACAACAGAAGAAAACATGTGGTGGACTTCTGACGCAGTTAAAAATGATAACAAGCCAATCAACCAAGAAGTGTGGAATGAGCTAAAAGAATTGGTGGCAAACCAACTTTCTGGCAAACGCCTGTTTGTGATTGACGGTTACTGTGGTGCAAACCCTGATACACGCTTGAGCATTCGTGTTATCACCGAAGTTGCATGGCAAGCGCACTTCGTGAAAAACATGTTCATCCGCCCAACAGAAGAAGAGCTGGCAACGTTTGAACCAGACTTCGTTGTTATGAATGGCGCGAAATGCACTAACCCTAAATGGGAAGAGCAAGGTCTTAACTCTGAAAACTTCACTGTATTCAACTTGACTGAACGTACTCAGCTTATCGGCGGTACTTGGTACGGTGGTGAGATGAAGAAAGGCATGTTCGCAATGATGAACTACTTCCTTCCTCTGAAAGACATCGCATCAATGCACTGTAGTGCAAACATGGGCGAAGATGGCGATGTAGCGATCTTCTTTGGCCTATCTGGTACAGGTAAAACAACGCTTTCTACTGACCCTAAACGTGCCCTAATTGGCGATGATGAACACGGTTGGGATGACGACGGCGTATTTAACTTCGAAGGTGGTTGTTACGCGAAGACCATCAAACTATCGAAAGAAGCCGAGCCTGATATCTACAACGCTATCCGCCGCGATGCGCTGCTAGAAAACGTAACGGTACGTAACGATGGCTCTATCGACTTTGATGATGGCTCTAAGACAGAGAACACTCGTGTTTCTTACCCGCTTTACCACATTGAAAACATCGTTAAGCCTGTTTCAAAAGGCGGTCACGCGAACAAAGTGATCTTCCTGTCAGCTGACGCGTTTGGTGTGCTTCCTCCAGTATCAAAACTGACGCCAGAACAAACCAAGTACCACTTCCTGTCTGGCTTTACTGCTAAACTAGCAGGTACTGAGCGCGGTATCACTGAGCCGACGCCAACCTTCTCTGCATGTTTTGGTGCTGCGTTCCTAACACTTCACCCAACTAAGTATGCAGAAGTACTGGTTAAACGTATGGAAGCAGCAGGTGCAGAAGCTTACCTGGTCAACACGGGTTGGAACGGTAGCGGTAAACGTATCTCAATTCAGGATACTCGCGGAATTATTGATGCAATCCTAGACGGTTCAATTGAAGATGCAGCAACAAAGCAAATCCCAATCTTCAACCTTGAAGTTCCGACTTCACTACCAGGTGTTGATCCAAGCATTCTTGATCCACGTGATACTTATGTTGATCCACTGCAATGGGAAAGCAAAGCGAAAGATCTAGCGGAACGCTTTATCAATAACTTTGATAAATACACAGACAACGCAGAAGGTAAATCCCTGGTTGCTGCAGGCCCACAACTTGACTAA
- a CDS encoding AAA family ATPase, producing MKPMVITGGPGAGKTTLLNALGEQGFATFAESSRTIIEQQSQLEGGILPWNNLPEFARLCLELMSEQKQQAQSHEVAFVDRAIPDIIAYLRVGDCDVDLDFVTESAGYHSQVLTCRPEASIYVQDEVRPHSFEEAMTIHQILVTTYAELGYQVVEVPWGTVEERVRFVQRVAGLVSQEENEHLST from the coding sequence ATGAAACCGATGGTGATTACGGGTGGTCCAGGCGCCGGTAAAACGACGTTATTGAACGCTTTGGGTGAGCAGGGCTTTGCGACTTTCGCTGAAAGCTCTCGCACCATAATAGAGCAACAAAGCCAGTTGGAAGGCGGTATCTTACCTTGGAACAACTTACCTGAGTTTGCCAGATTGTGCCTTGAGCTCATGAGCGAGCAGAAACAGCAGGCGCAGAGTCACGAAGTGGCGTTTGTTGATCGCGCGATACCAGACATCATTGCTTATCTGCGAGTGGGCGATTGTGATGTAGACTTAGACTTTGTGACAGAAAGTGCTGGGTACCATAGTCAAGTGCTGACTTGTCGACCTGAAGCCTCGATTTATGTGCAGGATGAGGTGCGTCCCCACAGCTTTGAAGAGGCAATGACAATCCATCAAATCCTAGTTACCACTTACGCTGAGCTTGGTTATCAGGTGGTTGAAGTGCCATGGGGAACGGTAGAGGAGCGGGTAAGGTTTGTTCAAAGGGTGGCCGGTTTAGTCAGTCAGGAAGAAAACGAACACCTCTCCACGTAG
- a CDS encoding DUF2959 domain-containing protein translates to MPYLLAIVLSIFTLTGCQSAYYSAMEQVGYHKRDIMVDRVEDAKESQQDAQEEFTSALEALSALTNFDGGELEDVYNNINDKYEDSEKAAQDVRDRIAAIEDVSDALFDEWQDELDLYTSATLRRSSEQKLRDTKASYKTMLSAMKRAEQKMTPVLNTLRDNTLYLKHNLNASAIGSLRGEFSNLEQDIQYAIKQMNAAIAESDKFLQKLNQK, encoded by the coding sequence ATGCCTTACTTATTAGCAATTGTACTATCAATTTTTACTTTAACAGGGTGTCAGTCTGCATATTATTCCGCAATGGAACAAGTGGGATACCATAAACGCGACATCATGGTCGATCGTGTTGAAGATGCCAAAGAGTCTCAACAAGACGCTCAGGAAGAATTCACCAGTGCGCTTGAAGCCCTATCTGCTCTGACCAACTTTGATGGTGGTGAGCTGGAAGACGTTTACAACAACATAAACGACAAATATGAAGACAGTGAGAAAGCGGCGCAAGATGTCCGCGATCGTATCGCTGCTATCGAAGATGTATCAGATGCACTCTTTGACGAATGGCAGGACGAACTCGATCTGTACACCAGTGCAACACTGCGTCGTTCGAGTGAACAGAAATTGCGTGATACCAAGGCGTCTTACAAAACCATGCTCAGTGCGATGAAGCGAGCTGAACAAAAGATGACGCCAGTTCTTAATACATTACGCGACAACACCTTGTATTTAAAACATAACTTAAATGCGAGCGCAATTGGCTCTCTACGAGGCGAATTCTCTAATCTAGAGCAAGACATTCAATATGCCATCAAACAGATGAATGCAGCGATAGCGGAATCAGATAAATTCCTGCAAAAGCTAAACCAAAAATAA